The genomic stretch ACCTTTCAAACACACGACACGTTGGACCATTGAGAACTTTCAACAAATTATAAGTTTTGAGGAACTATCTGTGTTACCTGCGAGTAGCATATTCCTTCTTTGGTTTATTGTCCCTACCTTCGTCATGATTTTTTATTTTTATCATAAAAAGTGGAAACACTTGTTAAAGAAAAAAACTAACGAATAGGAAAAGATAAATCAAACTGAACACTTTGTCCTGGTTTCACAATTACTTTTCCTTTCAATTGTTGAACCAGCAAATTCATAAGTTTGATTCCAAACCCAGATTCCGAATTTTCTAATGAATAATTATCCGGTAATGCTTCACCATCATCACGATAAAGAAAATGGATTTTAAAATCTTTTTTCTGAATTTGGATAACAATTTTTCCAACTTCTTCCATCCGAAAGGAATGTTTAACAGAATTACAAATTAATTCGTTTAAGATGATACCTAAATTATTAGCTATGTCCGGTTTGACAATGATAGGTTCGTCTGAAATAAAATCAAAACGAATCATCTTCGGATATGTTGATAAAATTTGACCCACTAAATTTGGTATGTATTCTTTTAGATCAATTTCATTTGGATTCTGCGATCGATACAACCGATCATACAATGCCATCATACTTCGCAATCGACCGGCTGCTTCATCAAACTGTTCTTTTAGATGAGAATCTTGAGAAAAGTTAGACTGCATTTTTAAGAGACTAAAAACAGAAAAAAGATTGTTTTTGATTCGATGGTGAACTTCTTGCAAAAGTAACTCTTTCTCCTGCAACAATTGAGTCACCCTTTCTTCAGATTCAATGGTTCTTGTAATTAAAGTATGTAATGCAACAAATCGATTGATACTACCATCAATGGATCGCAAAGGAACAATGGTTGTACTGACCCAATAAATAGAACCTGTTTTTGTTCGATTTCGAATCTCTCCCTTCCAGACATATCCATTTTGAATCATATGATACATTCGTTCAAAAAATTCGGACGAATGGAATCCTGAATTCAACAAACGGTGGTTATTTCCTAATAACTCTTCTCTTGAATACATAGAAATTTCGCAAAATCGATCATTTGCATAGGTGATATTTCCGTTTCGATCGGTAATTGTAATTATAGCATGTTCATCAAAAGCAAATTTTAATTGAGAAAACTCAAACTGAGACATCTTCAATTCAAAAAAACTTTGGTAATGTAAATCAAGTGGTTTGAAACGTAAATCAGTTACGGTTTGGTTTTGGTTAGTAGATTTGGTGTGTAGTTTGAACTCAACTCCAAGTTCTTCTGTAATGTCTCTTGCCACAACTAAGATCCGTTTGTTCCCATCCGAATCTTGTTGGAGTTTTCCTCTACATTCAAAGGTCAAAAAATGTCCATTTTTATGTGCAATTCTCCAAATCCCCTTGGTTTCCGATCCAGGGGTTTGCAAATAAGACATTTTGGTGAGCAATTCAATCCGATCTTCTGGGTGAAAAAAATCCTCTACAGAACGACCCAATATCTCATGTGCTTCATAACCTAACCGATGTTTATGAAACGAATTGGCATACCGAATTTTTTCGGATGAATCTAATTCGCAAATTAAATCTGGTATGTTCGAAAGTAAATCATCGTAATTTGTTTGAAACATAAACTTAGTTTTTTAACACGGGCAACGAAAACTGAAATGCCACTTTTGTAACAGGACTATCACTCCATTCAGAATGGTCTATGATATTATGGACAGACAATTTTCCTTCATGTTTCTTAAAACATGAATCCACATAACTAAGTCCTAATCCAAAATCCAAAGTACCATATACATCAAAAACATTTTTGGATAAACGATAGAATGGTTCAAAAATTAAATTTTCAAATTGTAGCGGAACTCCATACGTTCCATCAGCATTAGGTATAGGTTGGTTATAAATTATACATTTAAACCAATTGTATTCAACGTTCGTTACAATTGTTATGTTGGTATCTGCCCGCGAAAACTTACACGCATTCGTAATAATTTCTTTAAAAGAATTTTGTAGAGAAACTTTGTTATAAGAAATTTTATATTTTGAGAGGGTCGGCTTGAGATCTCCCATCAAAACCTGCTGGTTTTTTAAAGCCAATATCGGTTTTAATTCTTCAACCCATAAAATCAATTGTTCATAAAGTTCAGCACAAGTAATTTCTTCAAACTGCATAGGACTAGATACCATTAAATCGATATCAGCAAACATCTTTAGGGCCTTCTCTGCCATACCCGTATTAATTTGAATTAACTCCATTAAGTCTGATTCTATTTTATAATGATCGCCCTCTTTCACCGTTGTATCGGAAACTAATTTCAGAAGCGTAACCAAAGCACCAAATCCTGCACCTTGACAAAAACTGTTTTTCAAACTTTCAAATAAATTTTGATTGAGTCGATTGAATTCGCCTCCAGCCATTTTTTCTTTCCACTGGATCCATTCTAAATGACCTTCCAAACGAAGTTGACGTTCTCTCTTTGAAATTGTTTCCGTTCGTTTCATTTCATAAAATTCAAATGCCCTCTTTAACTTTATGGAAAGTTCGTGCTCTTCCAAAGGTTTGACGAGATAATCAAAAATTCCCAATTTCATGACGTTGACAATCAACTTAGGATTACTATGAGAAGTGAACATAAATATAACAGGTTCAATTTCTTCTGATTTTAATTCCTGAATTAACTCAGCACCATTCAATCCAGGCATTTCATAATCAGTGATCACGACAGGAAATGGATTTTCTAAATAGAATCCTAAGGCTTGTTTTCCGTCAGTGGCAAGAGTTACCTTGTAGCCCAATGCGGACAAACTGTCCTTTAAATAGGTTGCCGACACCAATTCATCTTCAGCCAATAGAATTCTTTTTTCGTACACCTAAATATCCCAAACTTTTGTAGTAACCATCTTACAAATCATGTTTATTTTAGTGATTCCATGGTCAACAGATACGAATGGAACGGACTATCCGGGATAAAATAAAATTTCAATAAATTTCTTTTGCTTATATTCTAGAACAATTCTAATTCAATCTAAGTCTTTTTCTGCGAAAATATTTCACTGTTTCATTATAAATAATCATAACAACAGTTCCATGGAATGCAAAAAGATATACATGCAAAGGAATTGGTGCAAAATAATAAACAGAACTTAGATCTGTATAAAAGAATATCCCACATAAAAAGAAGGAAAATAAAATTCCAACCCAAATGATTCGATTAGAAAAGAGATCCATCTGAAATATGGATTCCGTTCTGGATCGTTTACAAAGAACATTGGCAATCTGGACTGTGATCGTTGGAAAAAAGAATGCAGTTAAAGATTGAAGGTATGAAGGACTTGCATTAGCCATATTCAAACCTACAGGAGAAAGAGGTAGAATGCCATTACACTCTGTATAAACAAAATAGAAATACGTTGCAAAACATGATAAAAACAAAATCATTCCTTCTACGAAATAAGACCTAAGGATAAATCGAATCGAAATCAACTTTTCATTTCGATTCCTAGGTGGCCGGTACATAATTCCTTTTTCTGGCGGTTCTGCCCCAAGCCCCATTGCTGGAATCAAATCGGTTCCCACATCAACTGCAAGGACACCCATCACAGTCATAAGGAGTGGGAATCCAGGAATCAATGCCCACAGTAAAAATGGAATGAGCTCTTGAGGATTTGAGTTCAAAACGTACGCTGAAAATTTTCGGATGTTATCAAACACTCCTCTTCCTTCTTCAATGGCATCGGCTATCGTTGCAAAATCGTCATCAACAATAATCATTCTTGCAGCTTCTTTCGCAACTTCGGTTCCTCTTTTTCCCATCGCAATCCCAATGTCAGCTTTTTTCAAAGCCGGACCATCGTTTACTCCATCTCCAGTGACAGCCACAATTTCACCTAACTCTTGCAACATTGTAACAATTCTTAATTTCTGTGATGGCGAAACTCGAGCAAATATAGGCTCTCCTTTGCGGATCCATTCTTTTAATGCCACGTCACTCATTTTATCTAATTGCGCACCTGTGATGACAACGGGTGACTCCCCTCCAATCCCGATGGATTTACCCACAGATTCAGCAGTTAAGGGATGGTCACCTGTTATCATCAGAATCCGAATTCCAGCAGTATGACATTTAGAAATTGCATCAGGCACTTTGGGACGAATTGGATCTGCAAGACAACAATGTCCCAAATACACCATAGAGGATTCAACTGAACTCAAAATTTCTGGAGAAGGATAACCTTCTAACAATTTATAGGCGAACGAAAGAACTCGATAACCTTTCCCTGCAGAAAGATCAGAAGCATTCTTTAATTTTAACCTCTTTTCCTCATCCAAAGGAACCACGGAACCATTTTCATAAACGTGAGTGCAAACAGATAAAATTTCAACCGGGCCTCCTTTTGCATACGCCGTCGTAAAGTTGTCTCCCTGAATCACAACACTCATTCTTTTTCTTACAGACTCAAAGGCATTTGTATGAATTCTTTTTCCATTTACATTTGTGATTCGACCTTGCGATAAATATAATAATGCAAGCTCTGTTGGATCACCCATAGGCTTAGGATCTAAAACTGCATTATTGCAATGATAACCACAACTTAGAAATATTTGGTTCCCTTCTTTTGTCTCTAATTCTTGCGGTGTGTATGATTTTGAATCAAAATAAACTTCGATCACTCGCATTTGGTTTTGGGTTAAGGTTCCTGTTTTATCGGAACAAATCACAGTTGTACAACCCAAGGTTTCTACACTAGATAGGTCTTTTAGAATGGCATTTTTTTTGGCCATCCTAGAAACACCTAATGCAAGAGAAAGTGTGACTGTCGGAAGTAAACCTTCTGGAACATTGGCAACAAAAATTCCTATAAAAAAAATAAAGGCCTGAACAAAACTTAGTCCAGCGACCATATATCCTAAAAAGAGAAATAAGATTCCTATGACAAAGGCAAAAAGCGAAATAGAGATTACTGTTTGTTTCAGTTGTTTTTGTAAAGGGCTCTCTTCTCTTTTGATTTTTGATGTGATGCCTGCAATTTGACCGATCTCCGTTGATTGTCCTGTACCAAAAACAATTGCTTTTGATTTCCCTTTAATCAAGGAACTACCAGCAAAAAGAATATTTGGCATTTCCAACCAAAGAAACTTTCCTTCCAAAACAATTTCGCTATCTGATTTATAACGCCTTGCAGAAGTAGATTCACCTGTTAAAGATGAATTATCAACTTCTACATCTTCTGATTCGATGATACGACAATCTGCAGGAACAATGTCTCCTTCGGATAGAACAATCAAATCACCAGGAACAATTTCATCTGCCGGAACTGTTGTGGT from Leptospira bourretii encodes the following:
- a CDS encoding HAD-IC family P-type ATPase, yielding MLLEYLNVNSIHILPKAKSWDDISQELLKKVENDPIKEDLQNRLGTMPDSLFGSLGPHILIPHFRSIHIKTPEVFLFLIPKGIHLGERIVHLVLFQMIPETQPSLHLRLLHGLSSLLPQIFDELLNCDTESKILSVVQRGESEMKPSYKNLNQSQIEFELQTNLQNGLSHSEAKIRLKTFGKNAIENEKSAPIIWKFFKSFFSLFAILLWVATALCFVPGVDMPELGVAIFIVVVINGIFSFFQESKSDHAVEALRKLLAQECPVVREGETTTVPADEIVPGDLIVLSEGDIVPADCRIIESEDVEVDNSSLTGESTSARRYKSDSEIVLEGKFLWLEMPNILFAGSSLIKGKSKAIVFGTGQSTEIGQIAGITSKIKREESPLQKQLKQTVISISLFAFVIGILFLFLGYMVAGLSFVQAFIFFIGIFVANVPEGLLPTVTLSLALGVSRMAKKNAILKDLSSVETLGCTTVICSDKTGTLTQNQMRVIEVYFDSKSYTPQELETKEGNQIFLSCGYHCNNAVLDPKPMGDPTELALLYLSQGRITNVNGKRIHTNAFESVRKRMSVVIQGDNFTTAYAKGGPVEILSVCTHVYENGSVVPLDEEKRLKLKNASDLSAGKGYRVLSFAYKLLEGYPSPEILSSVESSMVYLGHCCLADPIRPKVPDAISKCHTAGIRILMITGDHPLTAESVGKSIGIGGESPVVITGAQLDKMSDVALKEWIRKGEPIFARVSPSQKLRIVTMLQELGEIVAVTGDGVNDGPALKKADIGIAMGKRGTEVAKEAARMIIVDDDFATIADAIEEGRGVFDNIRKFSAYVLNSNPQELIPFLLWALIPGFPLLMTVMGVLAVDVGTDLIPAMGLGAEPPEKGIMYRPPRNRNEKLISIRFILRSYFVEGMILFLSCFATYFYFVYTECNGILPLSPVGLNMANASPSYLQSLTAFFFPTITVQIANVLCKRSRTESIFQMDLFSNRIIWVGILFSFFLCGIFFYTDLSSVYYFAPIPLHVYLFAFHGTVVMIIYNETVKYFRRKRLRLN
- a CDS encoding PAS domain-containing sensor histidine kinase — its product is MFQTNYDDLLSNIPDLICELDSSEKIRYANSFHKHRLGYEAHEILGRSVEDFFHPEDRIELLTKMSYLQTPGSETKGIWRIAHKNGHFLTFECRGKLQQDSDGNKRILVVARDITEELGVEFKLHTKSTNQNQTVTDLRFKPLDLHYQSFFELKMSQFEFSQLKFAFDEHAIITITDRNGNITYANDRFCEISMYSREELLGNNHRLLNSGFHSSEFFERMYHMIQNGYVWKGEIRNRTKTGSIYWVSTTIVPLRSIDGSINRFVALHTLITRTIESEERVTQLLQEKELLLQEVHHRIKNNLFSVFSLLKMQSNFSQDSHLKEQFDEAAGRLRSMMALYDRLYRSQNPNEIDLKEYIPNLVGQILSTYPKMIRFDFISDEPIIVKPDIANNLGIILNELICNSVKHSFRMEEVGKIVIQIQKKDFKIHFLYRDDGEALPDNYSLENSESGFGIKLMNLLVQQLKGKVIVKPGQSVQFDLSFPIR
- a CDS encoding response regulator translates to MYEKRILLAEDELVSATYLKDSLSALGYKVTLATDGKQALGFYLENPFPVVITDYEMPGLNGAELIQELKSEEIEPVIFMFTSHSNPKLIVNVMKLGIFDYLVKPLEEHELSIKLKRAFEFYEMKRTETISKRERQLRLEGHLEWIQWKEKMAGGEFNRLNQNLFESLKNSFCQGAGFGALVTLLKLVSDTTVKEGDHYKIESDLMELIQINTGMAEKALKMFADIDLMVSSPMQFEEITCAELYEQLILWVEELKPILALKNQQVLMGDLKPTLSKYKISYNKVSLQNSFKEIITNACKFSRADTNITIVTNVEYNWFKCIIYNQPIPNADGTYGVPLQFENLIFEPFYRLSKNVFDVYGTLDFGLGLSYVDSCFKKHEGKLSVHNIIDHSEWSDSPVTKVAFQFSLPVLKN